A genomic stretch from Diachasmimorpha longicaudata isolate KC_UGA_2023 chromosome 2, iyDiaLong2, whole genome shotgun sequence includes:
- the LOC135173136 gene encoding small ribosomal subunit protein mS29, whose protein sequence is MVLTVQLLRRIPGSIVRRFATVTETKRANEEPIQTFRTNECDPSNHGREHLNRFYPMPPSVIETIFPYGGFPKSFKSQTLSFLEACLLVREPALEVISCLKLTDYSRPVNRYVLYGENGAGKSLSLAHILHYGLSSKKILVHVPWVRDWYKKPKEVAASATKEGFHDLPVDAAAWLIRFKHQNLALLQELDLRLAKTYKWSVREITPSGSPILELIELGLARIKYACDIIEVLLGELKSSSIAGKCQVLVVIDGFNAFLGRDTEIRVENRKLVYPDKVTLTKPFLDITKSDWNNGAVVVTVDPLAVQNEGQESIYPRYLLGKEGFELLDPFLPVHVQNYTVDEFEAVMEYYKNRKWVREITVAGQRELELLSNRNPFKLMRLTAAL, encoded by the exons ATGGTTCTCACCGTTC AATTATTGCGAAGAATACCGGGCAGTATTGTTAGACGCTTCGCCACCGTGACGGAGACAAAACGAGCAAATGAGGAGCCCATTCAAACCTTTCGAACAAACGAGTGTGATCCATCGAATCATGGGAGGGAGCACCTCAACAGATTTTACCCAATGCCACCATCAGTTATTGAAACAATATTTCCATACGGAGGATTCCCCAAGTCATTTAAAAGTCAGACTCTGAGCTTTCTGGAGGCATGTCTGCTGGTGAGGGAACCAGCTCTAGAAGTCATCTCTTGTCTGAAACTGACAGACTACTCGAGACCTGTCAACAGATACGTTTTAT atggAGAAAATGGAGCTGGCAAATCACTGTCGTTAGCACATATACTGCATTATGGATTGTCTTCAAAGAAAATTCTTGTTCACGTTCCGTGGG TGAGAGATTGGTATAAAAAACCAAAGGAAGTGGCAGCATCCGCCACCAAAGAGGGTTTCCACGATCTACCTGTTGACGCAGCAGCCTGGTTGATTCGCTTTAAGCACCAGAATCTCGCTCTTTTACAGGAGCTCGAT TTGAGGTTGGCCAAAACCTACAAGTGGAGTGTCCGTGAGATCACCCCTAGTGGAAGTCCCATCTTGGAGCTCATAGAACTCGGACTGGCTCGCATAAAATATGCCTGTGACATAATCGAAGTTCTTCTCGGGGAATTAAAAAGTTCATCCATCGCTGGAAAATGCCAAGTTCTCGTTGTGATTGATGGATTCAATGCATTCCTGGGACGAGACACAGAGATTAGGGTAGAGAATCGAAAATTAGTGTATCCAGACAAAGTAACTCTGACCAAACCCTTTTTGGATATTACCAAGAGCGATTGGAACAATGGAGCTGTGGTTGTGACTGTCGATCCACTCGCTGTCCAg AATGAAGGGCAGGAATCTATTTACCCCCGTTATCTCCTGGGAAAAGAGGGTTTCGAGCTCCTAGATCCATTTTTACCAGTTCACGTACAGAATTACACAGTTGATGAATTTGAAGCCGTGATGGAGTACTACAAAAATCGCAAATGGGTGAGGGAGATCACTGTTGCTGGCCAACGAGAGTTGGAATTGTTGTCCAATAGAAATCCATTTAAACTGATGCGATTAACTGCTGCTTTGTAA
- the LOC135173132 gene encoding sequestosome-1, whose translation MAGMVNFKVYLSSEDKVQQEVRRFGVDVDVVSNFLYFREKLQNIFPSIRGRHFTISWKDEDGDDVIISSDEELQIALDETPPLSLRKFYLTLYSEYEKSDDHQQPDVSPKELACHAGIVCDGCEKPVQGFRYKCLQCPDYDLCSRCEAKGVHEEHCMLRLNFPVQWKSHYGRRLAHHMNRFVRKTTHNGVPFCTRDSEDTPRCPFSKKNKNEKPGKDSKCHAKRRGKCQGNGNEEKSWLDTFTVYLNDYANLPEECPMKENPASNDKPEQSTDDNKETKKSDSHVELLKVIGENLTQFLDPLGVLMNLHMKGNDNVGKSSASAPTNPSAPISEGCISSTSSDSDVRRENTEEKENLEEKSGQNSPKEKSPSPAMSISGDGATGGEKTDVGGWTIIPPTNGAIPKTVAPPSAPVVEEKAAQPIYPKLPQPEEKPSKIIYHPNPTIQNSVEAMMQMGFSNEGDWLTNLLISMNGDIPKALDALQPGRRN comes from the exons ATGGCTGGAATGGTGAATTTCAAGGTTTACTTGAGCTCTGAGGACAAGGTACAACAAGAAGTCCGACGATTTGGAGTTGATGTCGACGTTGTGTCAAATTTTCTGTACTTCAGGGAGAAATTgcaaaacattttcccgagtATCAGGGGCAGACATTTCACCATCTCTTGGAAAG ACGAAGATGGTGATGATGTGATAATCTCGAGTGACGAGGAGCTTCAGATAGCCCTGGACGAGACACCCCCCTTGAGCCTTCGCAAGTTCTACCTGACCCTCTACTCTGAGTACGAAAAATCTGACGATCACCAGCAGCCGGACGTCTCCCCCAAGGAATTGGCATGCCACGCTGGAATAGTTTGTGACGGATGTGAAAAACCCGTTCAGGGATTTCGTTACAAGTGTCTTCAGTGCCCTGATTACGATCTCTGTTCGAGATGCGAGGCGAAAGGGGTCCACGAGGAGCACTGCATGCTCCGTCTCAATTTTCCCGTGCAATGGAAGTCCCATTATGGCAGGCGTCTAGCTCACCACATGAATCGTTTTGTTCGCAAAACCACTCATAATGGTGTTCCGTTCTGCACCCGAGACTCTGAGGACACCCCGAGATGTCCTTTCAGCAAGAAAAATAAGAACGAGAAACCAGGAAAGGACAGCAAGTGCCACGCAAAACGTCGCGGTAAATGCCAGGGCAATGGGAATGAGGAGAAATCCTGGTTGGATACATTCACTGTTTACTTGAATGATTACGCAAATCTACCGGAGGAGTGTCCTATGAAAGAAAATCCTGCGAGCAATGACAAGCCTGAGCAATCTACTGATGACAACAaggaaactaaaaaatcggatTCTCACGTCGAGCTGCTGAAGGTAATCGGGGAGAATCTCACTCAGTTCCTCGATCCTCTCGGTGTCCTCATGAATCTCCACATGAAGGGCAATGATAACGTCGGTAAGAGCTCTGCTAGTGCTCCAACAAACCCCAGTGCTCCTATTTCTGAGGGGTGTATCTCTTCAACCAGTTCAGATTCCGATGTGAGGAGGGAAAATACGGAGGAGAAGGAGAATCTGGAGGAAAAATCGGGGCAGAATAGTCCTAAGGAGAAGTCTCCATCTCCTGCAATGTCGATATCTGGTGATGGAGCTACTGGTGGGGAAAAAACTGATGTGGGAGGATGGACCATCATTCCACCGACAAATGGAGCCATCCCAAAAACTGTGGCACCACCATCAGCTCCTGTTGTCGAAGAGAAGGCAGCGCAGCCAATTTATCCAAAGCTTCCCCAGCCCGAGGAGAAGCCCTCGAAAATAATCTATCATCCAAATCCAACCATCCAGAATTCTGTCGAAGCTATGATGCAAATGGGGTTCTCCAACGAGGGGGACTGGCTGACCAATCTTCTCATTTCCATGAACGGAGACATCCCGAAGGCTCTCGATGCCCTCCAACCCGGTCGCCGCAATTAA
- the Elp6 gene encoding elongator complex protein 6, with amino-acid sequence MTDTVRRAIGIDQVDLRGKMVMLVEQHGSDANFLVNTVLSNALERGHGICLVLFHNTFGHYHNVGMKLGYNLNVLRERGEVTVVEPMKTILQNIEELGHDAVDASKPELSADFRRRIEDNVIPDAMKLDEHLVRHLFVALKAKYFEVSKVRESVTVIIDDLSHLFDMNLSLTDVWTYVKYLRSLMQFEPKMSVCIMTHMYRTNTDSCQPDNIVIGLRRMAHLTIMVEPLSTGHANDISGKLTVIWRIDSIRKKHLWPERMTYLYKLMDRQIKVFTPGANEALS; translated from the coding sequence ATGACTGACACTGTCCGTCGTGCAATTGGGATAGACCAAGTGGACCTCCGAGGAAAAATGGTGATGCTAGTTGAACAGCACGGTAGTGACGCAAATTTTCTGGTCAATACAGTACTGTCAAACGCCCTGGAGAGGGGCCACGGTATCTGTCTGGTGCTATTCCATAACACCTTCGGTCATTACCACAACGTTGGCATGAAGCTGGGATATAACTTGAACGTCCTCAGGGAGAGGGGGGAGGTGACAGTGGTGGAGCCTATGAAGACGATATTACAGAACATCGAGGAGCTGGGTCACGACGCAGTGGACGCTTCCAAGCCAGAATTATCTGCGGACTTTCGCAGGAGGATAGAGGACAACGTCATTCCTGACGCTATGAAACTGGACGAGCACTTGGTTCGTCACCTCTTCGTGGCCCTGAAGGCTAAATACTTCGAGGTTTCTAAAGTTCGAGAGTCTGTTACTGTCATTATTGATGATCTCAGTCATCTCTTCGACATGAATTTGAGCCTCACCGATGTCTGGACGTATGTCAAGTACTTGAGGTCTTTGATGCAGTTCGAGCCGAAAATGTCAGTCTGCATAATGACTCACATGTACAGAACCAACACAGACTCTTGTCAGCCCGATAATATTGTCATTGGGCTCAGACGTATGGCCCATTTGACCATTATGGTGGAGCCTCTCAGCACTGGTCATGCGAATGACATCTCTGGGAAGCTCACTGTCATCTGGAGGATCGACTCCATCAGGAAAAAACACCTCTGGCCAGAGAGGATGACTTACCTTTATAAACTTATGGATCGACAAATAAAAGTATTCACTCCAGGCGCCAACGAGGCATTATCTTAA